The proteins below are encoded in one region of Bacteroidia bacterium:
- the pckA gene encoding phosphoenolpyruvate carboxykinase (ATP) yields MIESGLKAEKANLAELGLGEVATAWWNLTPAELVEKTLLSGQGTLADSGGLVVDTGEFTGRSPKDKFVVMDDVTRDTIWWGDVNFKFDREKFDTVYGRVCEYFAGKEVFVRDSYACADPKYRLNIRVVTELPWSNLFANNLFLRPTEKEIKNFKPDWHIICAPGFKADPRVDGTRQHNFAILNLSKRIILIGGTAYTGEIKKGIFTLLNYILPHEKGVLSMHCSANIGKKGDTAIFFGLSGTGKTTLSADPERGLIGDDEHGWADGSIFNFEGGCYAKCVDLSREKEPQIWDAIKFGALVENTGYIPGTRSVDFTNISKTENTRVAYPIHHIGNAVEPSVGGDPKNIFFLTCDAFGVLPPISKLDPGQAMYHFISGYTAKVAGTEMGITEPTLTFSACFGKAFLPLHPARYAELLGKKLKDHKVNVWLVNTGWTGGSYGVGSRIKLSITRALITAALEGSLEKAQFKTLPVFNLSYPTSCAGVAAEILNPRDTWKDKEAYDTKANSLAAAFVKNFAQYAEGTGKEILDAAPVVAEKVG; encoded by the coding sequence ATGATCGAATCAGGATTGAAGGCAGAAAAGGCAAACCTGGCAGAGCTGGGACTTGGCGAAGTGGCTACTGCATGGTGGAATCTTACTCCGGCGGAACTGGTTGAAAAAACACTTCTTTCAGGGCAGGGAACACTGGCCGACAGCGGAGGACTGGTAGTGGACACAGGCGAGTTCACCGGGAGATCGCCCAAGGACAAGTTTGTGGTGATGGACGATGTGACCCGTGACACAATATGGTGGGGGGATGTGAATTTCAAATTTGACCGCGAGAAGTTTGATACCGTTTACGGAAGGGTGTGTGAGTATTTTGCAGGGAAGGAAGTGTTTGTACGCGATTCCTATGCTTGTGCAGATCCCAAATACCGGCTTAATATCCGGGTAGTCACAGAATTGCCATGGAGTAATCTGTTTGCGAACAATCTGTTTCTGCGTCCGACCGAAAAGGAAATAAAGAACTTCAAACCCGACTGGCACATCATCTGTGCCCCCGGATTTAAAGCTGATCCCAGAGTGGATGGCACACGCCAACACAACTTTGCCATCCTGAATCTTTCCAAGCGGATCATTCTGATTGGCGGAACTGCCTACACGGGAGAAATCAAAAAGGGAATATTTACACTGCTGAATTATATTCTTCCTCATGAGAAGGGCGTGCTCTCCATGCATTGTTCTGCCAACATTGGAAAGAAAGGCGATACCGCTATTTTCTTCGGACTTTCGGGTACCGGCAAGACCACTCTTTCTGCAGATCCGGAGCGGGGACTGATTGGTGATGATGAACACGGTTGGGCAGATGGCTCCATTTTCAATTTCGAGGGAGGATGTTATGCAAAGTGCGTAGATCTTTCCAGAGAGAAGGAACCCCAGATATGGGATGCGATCAAATTCGGCGCGTTGGTGGAGAATACCGGATATATCCCGGGAACACGTTCCGTTGATTTTACGAATATAAGCAAGACTGAAAACACAAGGGTAGCCTATCCTATCCACCATATCGGTAACGCTGTAGAACCCAGTGTGGGTGGAGATCCGAAGAATATTTTCTTTCTCACCTGCGACGCATTTGGTGTTCTGCCGCCAATATCTAAACTCGACCCCGGACAAGCCATGTATCACTTCATCAGTGGTTATACCGCTAAGGTGGCTGGAACCGAAATGGGAATTACGGAACCAACTTTGACTTTTTCTGCCTGCTTTGGAAAAGCATTTCTTCCTCTTCATCCGGCACGGTATGCAGAACTTCTTGGAAAAAAACTAAAAGATCATAAAGTGAATGTGTGGCTGGTGAATACCGGATGGACCGGTGGCTCATATGGAGTGGGAAGCCGCATTAAACTCAGTATTACCCGCGCGCTCATTACCGCAGCACTGGAGGGTAGTCTGGAGAAAGCACAATTCAAAACACTCCCTGTATTCAATCTTTCGTATCCCACGTCTTGTGCCGGCGTTGCCGCTGAGATCCTGAATCCCAGAGACACCTGGAAGGATAAAGAGGCTTATGATACAAAAGCCAACTCTCTGGCAGCGGCATTTGTTAAGAATTTTGCCCAGTACGCAGAGGGAACCGGTAAAGAAATACTGGATGCTGCTCCTGTTGTGGCCGAAAAAGTAGGATGA
- a CDS encoding 16S rRNA (uracil(1498)-N(3))-methyltransferase, protein MSLFFVPGISGDRIQLDRDESRHLVRVLRFKSGDAVKVTDGKGTLYHCILLSDSASGCELLIDSTESHEEPGPFLALAVALTKNRERTEWLIEKAVEIGIQVFIPMMCRHSERELLNRDRTERIMASAMKQSLRYHLPTLAPLTPFEEVVKLFPQRRRIIAHAGAKQSMNRILPAGEDALILIGPEGDFSTDELATANAEGFISAHLGKARLRTETAALTAVAAFAMIQ, encoded by the coding sequence ATGAGTCTTTTCTTCGTCCCCGGGATTTCCGGAGATCGCATTCAGCTGGATCGTGATGAATCGCGACACCTGGTGCGTGTACTTCGCTTCAAATCCGGCGATGCCGTAAAGGTGACGGACGGGAAGGGAACATTGTATCATTGTATTCTTCTGAGTGATTCTGCTTCGGGTTGTGAACTGCTCATCGACTCCACAGAGTCACATGAGGAACCCGGGCCTTTTCTCGCCCTGGCGGTAGCACTAACAAAGAACCGGGAACGGACGGAATGGCTGATCGAAAAAGCCGTGGAAATAGGAATTCAGGTTTTTATTCCTATGATGTGCAGGCATTCGGAGCGTGAGTTGCTTAACCGAGACCGTACAGAGCGTATCATGGCATCTGCCATGAAGCAAAGTCTTCGGTATCACCTTCCCACATTGGCCCCGCTCACCCCATTCGAAGAGGTAGTAAAACTTTTTCCGCAGCGACGCAGGATCATCGCACATGCCGGGGCAAAACAGTCAATGAACCGGATTCTTCCCGCCGGCGAAGATGCATTGATCCTCATCGGACCTGAAGGTGATTTTTCAACGGATGAATTGGCAACAGCCAATGCCGAAGGCTTCATCTCTGCTCATCTGGGGAAAGCCCGGCTTCGCACTGAAACCGCGGCGCTGACTGCCGTGGCCGCCTTTGCCATGATACAGTAA
- a CDS encoding DUF4159 domain-containing protein, with product MRTLIILLAMLLTGLAFRAPTYQIARVKYSGGGDWYVGPTALPNLMEFCNKNLGTNFGPEEAIVEVGGKDLFNYPFLFMTGHGNVIFNNQEADNLRKYLLGGGFLYINDSYGMEKFIRPQMKKVFPELDFVELPFSHPIYHQKFDFPGGLPKIHEHDGKPAQGFGLVYEGRVVCFFAYESDIGDGWEDPEVHKDPEEKRTKALQMGANLVQYAMMGSGKSSD from the coding sequence ATGCGCACACTGATCATCTTGCTTGCCATGCTGCTCACCGGGTTGGCGTTTAGGGCACCCACTTACCAGATAGCCCGTGTAAAATATAGTGGGGGAGGTGACTGGTATGTGGGTCCGACGGCTCTTCCTAATCTGATGGAATTTTGCAACAAGAACCTGGGAACTAATTTCGGTCCTGAGGAAGCCATTGTTGAAGTGGGCGGCAAGGATCTGTTCAACTATCCCTTCCTCTTCATGACAGGACATGGAAACGTAATATTCAACAACCAGGAGGCTGATAATCTGAGGAAGTACCTCCTCGGCGGCGGTTTTCTATATATCAATGACAGTTATGGAATGGAAAAGTTTATCCGTCCCCAGATGAAAAAAGTGTTCCCTGAACTGGATTTTGTGGAACTTCCGTTTTCCCATCCTATCTACCACCAGAAGTTTGACTTTCCGGGCGGACTTCCGAAAATCCATGAGCACGATGGTAAGCCGGCGCAGGGATTCGGATTGGTGTATGAAGGCCGGGTTGTTTGCTTTTTTGCTTATGAATCTGATATTGGTGACGGATGGGAAGATCCTGAAGTGCACAAAGATCCCGAAGAAAAAAGAACCAAGGCACTCCAGATGGGAGCGAATTTGGTTCAGTATGCCATGATGGGGAGCGGGAAATCTTCAGACTAA
- a CDS encoding CBS domain-containing protein, translated as MKVSASVYSNKKKSLRDLVRELDEFIVDFLHMDCNDEPAVFDDIREIREFSKTPIDLHIITSDPEKYFDGIRETRPELVTFQYENLKKGWNIPSDLGCRLGLAIVSDTPVSVFEPVAARFDFILFMTTTPGKSGGTFNKENFAKIREFRKRFPDKKVHVDGGVTADISFVLRNMGVYAAVSGSYLVNSEGMGNAMHNLRSNYYVPSGTHVKDFMLGNGEVPRITESAGLMEILKSIEEFNLGFTNVVNAGGELLGLISNADVRRGILKNPGKVESLKASDMINRNPVCAHSEMLIGEMLEMIRNTGASILYLPVVGRGKKLEGVVSFTNLIKGE; from the coding sequence ATGAAGGTTTCAGCCTCGGTTTATTCGAACAAAAAGAAGTCGCTGCGGGATCTAGTGCGGGAACTGGATGAATTCATTGTGGACTTCCTTCACATGGACTGTAACGATGAGCCCGCCGTATTCGATGATATACGAGAAATCCGGGAATTCAGCAAAACGCCGATTGACCTCCACATCATCACCTCTGATCCTGAAAAGTATTTTGATGGTATTCGCGAAACCCGACCGGAGCTCGTCACCTTCCAGTATGAAAATTTGAAAAAGGGGTGGAATATTCCTTCTGACCTTGGTTGCCGCCTTGGTCTGGCTATCGTCAGCGATACACCGGTCTCCGTTTTTGAACCGGTGGCAGCTCGTTTTGATTTCATCCTGTTCATGACCACCACACCAGGAAAAAGCGGTGGAACCTTTAATAAGGAGAATTTCGCCAAGATCCGGGAGTTCAGGAAAAGATTCCCGGACAAAAAAGTACATGTGGATGGTGGAGTAACCGCTGATATTTCTTTCGTGCTTCGCAATATGGGCGTGTATGCAGCGGTTTCGGGATCCTACCTTGTTAATTCGGAAGGCATGGGAAACGCGATGCATAACCTTCGCAGCAATTATTATGTTCCGTCAGGAACGCATGTGAAAGATTTTATGTTGGGAAATGGAGAAGTTCCGAGAATTACCGAATCAGCAGGATTGATGGAGATACTTAAAAGCATTGAAGAGTTCAATTTGGGATTTACCAATGTGGTGAATGCCGGCGGAGAACTGCTCGGGCTCATCAGCAACGCAGATGTCCGGAGAGGGATTTTAAAGAATCCGGGAAAGGTAGAGAGCCTGAAAGCGTCGGATATGATCAATCGAAATCCTGTGTGCGCACATTCCGAAATGCTGATAGGAGAAATGCTGGAAATGATCCGCAATACCGGCGCCAGTATCCTCTACCTGCCGGTGGTAGGGCGAGGCAAAAAGCTGGAGGGAGTTGTTTCATTCACCAATCTTATTAAAGGAGAATAA
- a CDS encoding DUF423 domain-containing protein, whose translation MNGISRKWFIMASLSGAAAVGLGAFGAHGLKGVLTDYGLAIWEKAVLYQFVHTIGIAIVGVVLTIEGWEKIRWAGWFWMVGIVLFSGSLYLLALKDHFQWIKTGVLGPITPLGGLCFIAGWLMFFVAAVSGKKSK comes from the coding sequence ATGAACGGAATCTCACGGAAGTGGTTCATCATGGCTTCTTTATCCGGTGCAGCGGCGGTCGGATTAGGTGCTTTCGGGGCACACGGACTCAAAGGGGTATTGACAGATTACGGTCTGGCGATCTGGGAGAAAGCCGTATTGTACCAGTTTGTTCACACCATCGGAATTGCAATCGTTGGGGTTGTTCTAACCATTGAAGGGTGGGAGAAAATAAGATGGGCCGGCTGGTTCTGGATGGTGGGTATAGTCCTTTTTTCCGGGTCACTGTATCTGCTCGCACTGAAGGATCATTTCCAGTGGATAAAGACAGGAGTGCTCGGACCGATTACGCCCTTAGGAGGACTTTGTTTCATTGCCGGATGGCTAATGTTTTTTGTAGCGGCAGTATCCGGGAAAAAATCAAAATGA
- the aroF gene encoding 3-deoxy-7-phosphoheptulonate synthase, with protein MIIRLQSNMSDARVEELGKEYRVIAVKDTDGWLLVSPTKMKEVPEGLKKHTKEFFVFQDDIQLASKKFINGTREVRIGKELKIGGTTRNTLMITGPCSVESEEQLDASAQLCVKLGVKVLRAGAFKPRTSPYTFQGMGVEGLKLLDKMRKKYGLYIISEVRDSTHVQDIIEFADIIQIGAKSMYDHGILKASARAGKPVLLKRGFGTTLQEFVQAAEFILSGGNPDVILCERGLRTFETKTRFTLDLCGVAWLKEHVNLPIILDPSHAIGYAYGVPDLTRACLAMGVDGLLIETHPTPEKALSDASQQLNFDQFTQLYRSLPPLAAAIGRQII; from the coding sequence ATGATCATTCGTCTTCAATCGAACATGAGCGATGCCCGTGTGGAGGAACTGGGAAAAGAGTACCGTGTGATCGCGGTAAAAGATACGGATGGCTGGTTGCTGGTGTCTCCCACGAAAATGAAGGAAGTGCCGGAAGGACTAAAAAAGCACACAAAGGAGTTTTTTGTATTCCAGGATGATATTCAGCTGGCCAGCAAGAAATTTATTAATGGAACACGGGAAGTCAGGATTGGCAAGGAACTCAAGATCGGCGGCACAACAAGGAATACATTAATGATCACAGGCCCTTGTTCGGTAGAATCGGAAGAACAACTGGATGCTTCAGCGCAGCTGTGTGTTAAATTGGGAGTAAAGGTGCTCCGGGCCGGAGCGTTCAAGCCCAGAACTTCTCCTTATACATTTCAGGGAATGGGAGTGGAAGGACTGAAGCTGCTGGATAAAATGAGAAAAAAATACGGGCTGTATATTATATCGGAGGTACGTGACAGTACACATGTTCAGGATATTATTGAGTTCGCAGATATTATTCAGATCGGGGCGAAATCCATGTATGATCATGGTATTCTCAAAGCGAGCGCAAGGGCAGGAAAACCGGTACTGCTCAAGCGGGGTTTTGGAACTACACTGCAGGAGTTTGTTCAGGCAGCGGAGTTCATTCTTTCGGGTGGAAATCCGGACGTGATTTTATGTGAGCGTGGCCTCCGGACATTTGAGACCAAAACCCGTTTCACACTGGATCTTTGTGGTGTGGCGTGGCTCAAGGAGCACGTCAATCTTCCTATCATTCTCGATCCGTCGCATGCAATCGGTTATGCGTATGGTGTACCCGATCTTACCCGTGCCTGCCTCGCCATGGGCGTTGATGGCCTTCTGATCGAAACGCATCCCACACCGGAAAAGGCACTCTCGGATGCTTCGCAACAGCTGAATTTTGATCAATTCACACAATTATACCGCTCCCTGCCTCCGCTGGCAGCTGCGATCGGAAGACAAATCATCTGA
- a CDS encoding carboxypeptidase M32, which produces MTTYERYRSFMRKIADLNYASAVLNWDQECYMPEGGAAFRAQQLSTLAGMAHDLCVSDELGECLAKLEKESNLTAIERKNVEWTMKDFRRHKRYTTVFVEEMSHAVSEAFQSWQKAKEQKKFSLFAPRLEKLLDLKRKECELLGYKDHPYDAMLDLYEPGATTAGLNKLFGDVRKELVGFVREINSCPPPEDAFMFRTFAKDKQWDFGLTLLKQMGFDFNSGRQDISSHPFTTNFSPQDVRVTTRINEKDLHEMIWSCVHEGGHALYEQGLPEEQYGLPCGEYISLGIHESQSRLWENNVGRSLAYWRHHFPRLKELFPLELGKVNVVDFYKAMNLVKPSLIRTSADELTYHFHVMVRFEIEKELIEGKLKVSDLPDKWNARYMEYLGVKAENDSLGVLQDIHWSHGSFGYFPTYSLGSFYAAQFFRQACKEIIGLEKKIEDGNLNDLLNWLREKIHRHGKFFTASELCLRITGEELNFKYFMEYARKKYGEIYELRSVSA; this is translated from the coding sequence ATGACAACATACGAACGTTACAGGAGTTTTATGCGGAAGATAGCGGATCTGAATTACGCTTCCGCCGTGCTGAACTGGGATCAGGAGTGTTATATGCCGGAAGGAGGTGCCGCATTCAGGGCACAACAGCTTTCCACCCTTGCGGGTATGGCCCATGATCTGTGTGTGAGCGATGAACTGGGCGAGTGTTTAGCCAAACTTGAGAAAGAAAGCAACCTTACGGCCATAGAAAGAAAGAATGTGGAATGGACCATGAAGGATTTCCGCCGCCATAAAAGGTATACAACAGTATTTGTTGAGGAAATGAGTCATGCGGTCTCCGAGGCGTTCCAGTCCTGGCAAAAAGCCAAAGAGCAAAAGAAATTCTCCCTTTTCGCCCCGCGCCTTGAGAAACTGCTGGATCTGAAAAGGAAAGAGTGTGAACTTCTGGGATATAAGGATCATCCCTATGATGCCATGTTGGATCTGTATGAGCCGGGCGCAACAACTGCCGGCCTGAATAAGTTATTCGGCGACGTTCGGAAAGAGCTCGTAGGTTTTGTAAGGGAGATTAATAGCTGTCCTCCGCCGGAAGACGCATTCATGTTCCGAACCTTCGCAAAAGACAAGCAGTGGGATTTCGGCCTTACCTTGCTCAAGCAGATGGGATTTGATTTTAATTCGGGCCGTCAGGACATCTCTTCCCATCCCTTCACCACAAATTTTAGCCCGCAGGATGTTCGGGTTACAACAAGAATCAATGAAAAGGATCTTCATGAAATGATCTGGTCCTGTGTTCATGAGGGAGGGCATGCACTCTATGAGCAAGGCTTGCCGGAAGAACAATATGGCCTGCCCTGCGGAGAATATATCTCACTGGGCATCCATGAATCACAATCCAGGCTCTGGGAAAATAATGTGGGAAGATCGCTTGCATACTGGAGGCATCACTTTCCCAGACTGAAGGAACTTTTCCCCCTGGAGTTGGGGAAGGTGAATGTGGTGGATTTCTATAAGGCCATGAATCTTGTAAAGCCCTCTTTAATCCGTACCTCGGCGGATGAACTCACATACCATTTTCATGTGATGGTGCGTTTCGAAATTGAGAAGGAACTTATAGAGGGAAAACTGAAGGTCTCCGACCTGCCGGACAAGTGGAACGCCCGGTATATGGAATACCTTGGGGTTAAAGCAGAGAACGACAGTCTGGGTGTTCTTCAGGATATTCACTGGAGTCATGGCAGTTTTGGCTATTTTCCTACTTATTCTCTGGGCAGCTTTTATGCCGCTCAGTTTTTCCGCCAGGCATGTAAAGAGATTATTGGTTTGGAGAAAAAAATCGAGGACGGAAATCTGAACGACCTTCTGAATTGGTTGAGAGAAAAGATTCACCGTCACGGGAAGTTCTTTACTGCTTCAGAGCTCTGTCTCAGGATCACAGGAGAGGAACTGAACTTTAAATACTTTATGGAGTATGCCCGGAAAAAGTATGGAGAGATTTATGAATTGCGATCCGTTTCTGCTTGA
- a CDS encoding HAD-IIIA family hydrolase has translation MDYLKKNLQWLIEKGRLDSGKLAADLSLPTSSIVKADVRYIENWLRIAELSGFSLDILAHIDLSARDMASGKGIKLLTLDVDGVMTEGGMFYSEDGNEYKRFNTRDGIGIRLALAAGVKVGFISHGKNNGLISSRAKHLGVDLVYTGKDSKLGIIGEWAKQAGLGLEACAHVGDDINDLEVMDKVGLSACPADAVDIMKKHARVVLRKKGGEGCVREFIESYLV, from the coding sequence ATGGACTATTTGAAGAAAAATCTGCAATGGCTGATTGAAAAAGGAAGGCTCGACAGCGGGAAGCTGGCCGCAGACCTTTCTCTCCCAACTTCCTCGATCGTAAAAGCAGACGTCAGATATATTGAAAACTGGCTTCGCATTGCGGAACTGAGCGGATTTTCCCTCGATATTCTGGCACATATTGATCTCTCCGCACGCGACATGGCTTCAGGGAAGGGAATAAAATTGCTCACCCTGGATGTGGATGGTGTAATGACAGAGGGCGGGATGTTTTACAGTGAAGACGGGAATGAATATAAGCGGTTTAATACCCGCGACGGAATCGGAATCCGCCTGGCCCTGGCAGCTGGCGTTAAGGTCGGATTTATATCGCACGGAAAAAATAACGGATTGATTAGTTCCCGTGCAAAACACCTTGGAGTTGATCTTGTTTATACAGGCAAGGATAGCAAACTCGGTATAATCGGGGAATGGGCGAAACAAGCCGGACTGGGATTAGAGGCTTGTGCACATGTTGGAGATGATATCAACGACCTGGAGGTGATGGATAAGGTTGGCTTGAGTGCATGCCCCGCGGATGCCGTAGACATCATGAAGAAGCATGCGCGTGTTGTTTTGAGGAAAAAGGGCGGCGAAGGCTGTGTGAGAGAATTTATTGAATCGTATCTCGTATGA